The Garra rufa chromosome 18, GarRuf1.0, whole genome shotgun sequence genome window below encodes:
- the srsf6a gene encoding serine and arginine rich splicing factor 6a isoform X2, with translation MPRVYIGRLSYHVREKDIQRFFSGYGKLLEVDLKNGYGFVEFEDTRDADDAVYELNGKELCGERVMVEHARGPRRDRDSYGGGYYGGGGGGGGGGGGGGGGGGRSGYSSRSRTGRDKYGPPVRTEYRLIVENLSSRCSWQDLKDFMRQAGEVTYADAHKERANEGVIEFRSYSDMRRALEKLDGTDINGRKIRLVEDKPRRRRSYSGSRSRSRSRRRSRSRSRRSSRSRSNSRSRSRSRSRRHRSRSRSGHRSRSKSPSSKSRSRNRKSHSRSRTHKSRSRSTSRKSRSRSDDRKSRSKSTSKVKSDRGRSKEKSVSKKSRSRSASPMENGDGGRAKSASRSPSPQAEKSQYKSPDRRSRSRSKSGSRSKSRSRSRSASQD, from the exons GTATGGTTTTGTTGAGTTTGAAGACACCCGTGATGCTGATGACGCTGTCTATGAGCTGAACGGTAAAGAGCTGTGTGGAGAGCGGGTCATGGTGGAGCACGCCAGAGGTCCTCGCCGGGACCGCGACAGCTATGGAGGGGGTTAttatggtggtggtggtggtggtggaggaggaggaggaggaggaggtggtgGAGGAGGACGCA GTGGTTACAGCAGCAGAAGTCGCACCGGAAGGGATAAATATGGCCCTCCTGTTCGCACCGAATACCGTCTCATTGTGGAGAATCTGTCGAGTCGTTGCAGTTGGCAAGACCTCAAG GATTTTATGCGTCAGGCAGGTGAGGTAACCTACGCTGATGCCCATAAGGAGCGTGCCAATGAGGGAGTGATCGAGTTTCGCTCTTACTCTGACATGCGGAGAGCTCTGGAAAAACTGGATGGAACAGATATCAATGGCAGGAAAATTCGTCTGGTTGAAGACAAACCAAGGCGTCGTCGCTCCTATTCTGGCAGCCGCTCTCG TTCTCGTAGCCGGCGTCGTTCTCGTAGTAGGAGTCGCCGTAGCAGCCGTTCTCGGAGCAACTCAAGATCTCGCTcaag GTCTCGCTCTCGCAGACACCGCTCCCGTTCCAGGTCAGGACACAGGTCTCGCTCCAAATCTCCATCGAGCAAGTCTCGCTCACGCAATCGTAAATCTCACTCTCGCTCCCGCACACACAAATCCCGCAGTCGATCCACCAGCCGCAAGTCTCGCTCCCGCTCCGATGACCGCAAGTCCCGCTCTAAGAGCACTTCCAAAGTCAAGTCGGATCGTGGACGCTCCAAGGAGAAATCGGTCAGCAAGAAATCCAGAAGCAGATCTGCTTCACCCATGGAGAACGGCGACGGGGGTCGTGCCAAATCTGCTTCCCGCTCTCCATCGCCTCAGGCTGAGAAGAGCCAATACAAGTCTCCAGACAGGCGTTCACGCTCTCGATCGAAGTCTGGCTCGCGCTCCAAATCCCGCTCTCGTTCTAGATCTGCGTCCCAAGATTAG